One segment of Triticum aestivum cultivar Chinese Spring chromosome 2A, IWGSC CS RefSeq v2.1, whole genome shotgun sequence DNA contains the following:
- the LOC123190169 gene encoding uncharacterized protein, translated as MQSGQQQARRKNAQVLDGSDIRELVENEGAFAKFVENKFRHLDADGDGRLSLRELQPAVADIGAAIGLPARGSSAQADHIYSEVLNEFTHGKQDSVSKPEFQHVLSDILLGMAAGLKRDPIMILRMDGEDLNEFVESTAYEAEAVAIFSQIESGSALLRQCLPAALRQLTVDHGMPPASDSLVMEKVIEPALQELPADQLDRPASQEVFFQEFKKYLAVIAQRLQECPVIVAHTENTFDGAGIRKILSKKFEFDKLLDSVWVDVPKEHKDGTSKKYLRVALDKLAASVNLPPYGAVDQVDAVVNEAFKMANADDGKAVDEAEFKKLLTEILGAVMLQLDGNAIAVSTNTVLHEPMSTSSTLLSPSPSPPTVSSPSE; from the exons ATGCAGAGCGGCCAGCAGCAAGCGAGGAGGAAGAACGCGCAGGTGCTGGACGGGTCGGACATCCGCGAGCTGGTGGAGAACGAGGGGGCGTTCGCCAAGTTCGTGGAGAACAAGTTCCGGCACCTTGACGCCGACGGCGACGGGAGGCTGTCGCTGAGGGAGCTCCAGCCCGCCGTCGCGGACATCGGCGCCGCCATCGGGCTGCCGGCCAGGGGGTCGTCGGCGCAGGCGGACCACATCTACTCCGAG GTTCTAAATGAGTTCACCCATGGGAAGCAAGATTCGGTGAGCAAGCCGGAGTTCCAGCACGTGCTGTCCGACATACTCCTCGGCATGGCGGCCGGGCTCAAGAGGGACCCGATCATGATCCTCAGGATGGACGGGGAAGACCTGAACGAGTTTGTCGAGAGCACGGCGTACGAAGCAGAGGCGGTCGCCATATTCTCTCAAATCGAGTCCGGAAGTGCGTTGTTGCGACAATGTTTGCCCGCCGCTCTTCGACAGCTGACGGTCGATCACGGCATGCCACCGGCTTCGGATTCTCTG GTTATGGAGAAGGTCATAGAACCTGCATTGCAGGAACTGCCGGCAGATCAGCTCGATCGCCCGGCGTCGCAAGAGGTCTTCTTCCAGGAATTCAAGAAGTACTTGGCAGTGATCGCCCAGCGACTCCAGGAGTGCCCGGTAATTGTGGCGCACACTGAAAACACCTTTGATGGGGCTGGCATTAGGAAGATACTGTCTAAGAAGTTCGAGTTCGACAAG CTGCTGGATTCCGTCTGGGTAGATGTACCAAAGGAACACAAAGATGGGACATCGAAGAAGTACCTTCGCGTCGCGCTTGACAAGTTGGCCGCCTCAGTAAATCTACCACCATATGGAGCTGTTGACCAG GTGGATGCTGTGGTGAACGAGGCGTTCAAGATGGCGAACGCCGACGACGGGAAGGCGGTGGACGAGGCGGAGTTCAAGAAGCTGCTCACCGAGATCCTCGGGGCGGTGATGCTGCAGCTAGACGGTAACGCCATCGCGGTCTCCACCAACACCGTCCTCCACGAGCCCATGTCCACCTCGTCGACCTtgttgtcgccgtcgccgtcgccgcccacgGTGTCGTCGCCGAGCGAGTAG
- the LOC123185900 gene encoding uncharacterized protein, whose product MKIEKANAGHLTNFEVLDFLRKRGAKTDPMGCLGAVAASECKVYEYLLKTPACNQTRESVTEFASRCEGFKLTDADKQNIINWRPTSAADVYAMVEECGKRFCKDERGLPQDEEDRAKELVALVNEIFPAPPAKPEDEVDAKPEDEVDVKPEDVVDVDMKDS is encoded by the exons ATGAAGAT TGAGAAAGCAAATGCAGGGCATCTCACCAACTTCGAAGTTCTCGACTTCTTACGGAAAAGAGGTGCAAAAACTGATCCCATGGGATGTTTGGGGGCCGTTGCTGCATCAGAGTGTAAG GTATACGAGTACCTCCTGAAAACTCCTGCTTGCAATCAGACAAGGGAATCAGTTACTGAATTTGCAAGCAGATGTGAGGGTTTCAAGCTTACCGATGCTGACAAGCAAAACATTATCAATTGGAGGCCAACCTCAGCAGCTGATGTTTATGCG ATGGTAGAGGAGTGTGGGAAGAGATTTTGCAAGGACGAGCGAGGATTGCCGCAGGATGAAGAGGACCGTGCCAAGGAACTTGTGGCTCTTGTAAACGAGATTTTTCCAGCACCGCCTGCAAAGCCAGAGGATGAAGTGGATGCGAAGCCAGAGGATGAAGTGGATGTGAAGCCAGAGGATGTAGTGGATGTGGATATGAAGGACAGCTGA